Sequence from the Nitrosopumilus maritimus SCM1 genome:
AGATAACATCATCAGGTAGTGCATACAAACTACGTCCACTTGAATCATCTTGTGAAGTAGAGAAATAGGCTACAAAAGTTCCAGGACTGTCATGTAGTTCTTTTGCATCAATAACTAGTCCTGCTTTATCAGAATCAGAAAATACCTGAATAGAAAGTGTATCCAGAGTATCAGGATTAAGATTCATGTCAGGATCATTGACTGTTATGAGAAATGATTCTCCATATCCATTAAACATTCTAGTATAATCCATAGTACCGACATTCCAGTTAATTTTTACAGATTTTTTTATCTCATCACCATCTGCAAATCTTACTAGAATTGTAAATTCATCATCTCTGCTGCTCTCAAGAAATCCATTGTTAGGTCCAGTTCCCGTTGTGCGAGGATTTGTGTCATACTTTCCATCGCCATTTACATCATGCAAAAATCCAGTCAAGATTATCTCTCCAGTGTACAATCCGTTTCCAGCCTTTGCTAGCTTGTAGTTTCTTATCTCATGATCTTCAGTATAGACTCTAACTGATGCACCATCTGAATCAACTCCATGCTCTGTGATTCTAATGTTGATTTTATCAGTCCACGTGTATGGGGATTTGTCAAGAGAGATAGCAGCAAAAGCAGGAGAGACAGTAATTATGATAATACTAAAAATTACAACCAAGAAAAATTTCATTTTACTTGTTTTCAGGTCAGATGTTCATAAAGTATTCTAAGCTTAGATTTGAATCCCATAAGGTTTGAACCGTTTATGGAAACAAAAAAAGTAGGATCAGCATGCTTTGAGAGTTTGCCAAATTCCTATTACGTTTCCTTCAGTATCAGCAACTCTAGCATACAAACCAAAATCTCCAACTTGTATTTTTGGCATTATTGTTTTACCTCCAGCAGACTCTACTTTTGAAATGTGTTCATCTACGGATGGAACATCAATTACAATTACAGGGTGTTCTCCCGTAGGATCTTTTTTTAGTAGACCACCATTGATGGCACCAGGTTCCTTTGGTTTCATGTTCTCATCACTTGGAGTAGTAGTGGCAAGATAGTAATCCATTTCAGGAAATTTGGTTATTTGCCAACCAAAAACATCTTGGTAGAACTTTTGTGCTCGAGATTCATCATCAAAAGGAATCTCAAAATGTACAACTTTGTTCATGACAGAACAAAATGCTGATAGTTGATAACCTTTTTTCCAAGAGATTTGAATCCCTTAAGACTCATCTACTGTTTTGTAGTCAAAATAAAACGCATTTAGGCATAACAATGGTGTAAAATAAAAAAAGGTCAAAGAGGCATGTTTTCTTCAACCCAATTGACAATAGTCATGATATTTTGGATGTTGCCAAACTCTTCGCCTTCCAAACTTACAAAAAGCAAATGATTGTTTGGAAGTGGGACGGTAATTCGTTTGATTTTGTCATACGCCACAATAGCGTATTTTCCCTTTCCAATTTTTTCAGAAAGCACATCACGTTTTTCCCAGCTTTCAATTGAACGTTTTAGAGACTCTTTTGTTTCATCTACTGTAAGGTAACTGGTTGTATTATCACGAATGCTATTCCATAGAATGTTTCCTTCATGATCACAGATTATTGCAACTCTAGAGCTAGGAATTTCTCCTAATATCATGTTCAAAAGCTTCTCTTCGTTCTCATTGACATTTTGTGTTACAGACATTAAATTTAGTTAGGATAATTGAAAATAACCTTAATGACTAAACATATGAAAATTTGACAGATTATTTTGAAAATTTTAAAAGGATTTTAAGTTTTTAAAAACTCATTCTTAGATAACATAAATTCCCAATCAAAACATGTCATTGTTAAAAACAACAAGATTGACCAAACAGGGAGACCGCTTTGAAATTGAGATTCCTCATGAATGCGTTGAAAAACTAGGATGGAGAAATGGATTAGTTTTAGAGATAGACATTCAAGATTCTGAAGCAACCATAAGGAAGTTACAGGGATTTTTAGGAAAATAAAGCTTCAGTCATACAATACTTTGTTTTTTCTTCTAGTACTAGGATTAAACTCCGCTCTTCATGATATCACTATCAAGGAATTTGATTTTTTGAGTAGCTGCTTTTACTTCATCAGGAGTCATTGATTTTTCCAAAGTAAGATAAACTGTAATCTTTGGCAAGTATAGAATTACTTGTTGCATTTTTTCTCGAATAATGTGGACATAATCAGTTTGTCCATATGCTTCATCCAAATGTTCTCTTGCATGTCTCCTCACATCAAGTTGATGATAAAATGCGATTCTATCCTCATCAGGTTCTGTAGGTTCAGATGCAGCTGATGATTGATCTAGTAAGACATTTCCTTCCAAATCTATTAGACCTAGATGAACGATTTGTGGATCAGCATCAAAGATCTCTTTTGCTAGTAGTTCAGATTCTGCAGTCATCAATTTCATAATGTATGAAATTGTATAAAAACTTCGTTGACAAGCTTTGTTTAAGAATTTAGTTTGAATCCTTGAGAGCTTATCATTTTGGCATGAAAGTAATTCATCTAGTTTTCAGCAAAGTCTTGTGAATCTTGGAGCCGTACTGTAACGCTTTCTTTCGTTTGTTACATGAAACTTCAGGAACGCCGACTTTACTTGCAAGTTTTCTTATCATGTGTTTGCGATAGATGTCTTCAGAATCTGTAATCTTGTCTGAAATTGGTACAGTCTTTGCATATGTGATAAAATCTGGTGAGAGTAATGGCTGTAGAATTTGTACTCCAAATTCAGATGCAATCATGTTTACTGCCTTCATCATTTTGAGTTCATTGTCAAGTTTGTCCTCCATTACCTCTTGGATTTTGGATTCGCCACCTGAAAACGCCTCCCTGTACGC
This genomic interval carries:
- a CDS encoding VOC family protein yields the protein MNKVVHFEIPFDDESRAQKFYQDVFGWQITKFPEMDYYLATTTPSDENMKPKEPGAINGGLLKKDPTGEHPVIVIDVPSVDEHISKVESAGGKTIMPKIQVGDFGLYARVADTEGNVIGIWQTLKAC